One Amorphoplanes digitatis genomic window carries:
- a CDS encoding RNA polymerase sigma factor: MSILHSRAGDDAATAAKLRTAALDATFTGFVHEHHLTVKRFLRRLEADGGMVEDVTQEALMALRDKWADVQDYRDPRAWTLRVARNILRDHQGSRGRRRVLFFDDLSMPEIPAPTDPEEADERLAGWIQLLPTRMGEVISMSLAGLPDRTVALELGISHNTVRDTKKKARRKLQQLAEADGFITPAGRRRT, from the coding sequence GTGAGCATCCTGCACTCGCGGGCAGGCGACGACGCCGCCACGGCCGCGAAGCTTCGCACGGCGGCGCTGGACGCGACGTTCACCGGCTTCGTCCACGAGCACCACCTGACGGTCAAGCGGTTCCTGCGCCGGCTGGAGGCGGACGGCGGGATGGTGGAGGACGTGACTCAGGAGGCCCTGATGGCGCTCCGGGACAAGTGGGCGGACGTGCAGGACTACCGGGATCCGCGGGCCTGGACCCTGCGGGTCGCCCGCAACATCCTGCGGGACCACCAGGGTAGTCGCGGCCGGCGACGGGTCCTGTTCTTCGACGACCTCAGCATGCCCGAGATTCCCGCACCGACCGACCCGGAGGAGGCCGACGAGCGGCTCGCCGGATGGATCCAGCTGCTGCCCACCAGGATGGGCGAGGTGATCAGCATGTCGCTCGCGGGCCTGCCCGACCGGACCGTCGCCCTCGAGCTCGGAATCTCGCACAACACCGTCCGCGACACCAAGAAGAAGGCCCGCAGGAAGCTCCAGCAGCTCGCGGAGGCGGACGGATTCATCACCCCGGCCGGGCGGAGGCGCACATGA
- a CDS encoding EAL domain-containing protein, giving the protein MNLDDILELAAARTPSSLDRARARRAAERVLREHAEATAEGRNLLGDLDVEDVLAPDADEATRITRAAQSAKTGWIKWTTATGELTWSDEMSRLFGYPAVTTHLPVDTLIKGVHQEDFTRVKELVEQGWRDQVPQEFSFRVLRADGAMRYAGCLVELLSDDGREPTGIVATVRDITGQELERQEIDRRRRRRETEAADLPGRDPVSGMLGRDRFTDELDRVARGGQGTLLVVAVEPDRALSEAQSEQVARTVARILDEITDSGDLCGALGSGEFGMVLGDVGHARAVAGAVLECLHQRPTLTISTGVRLRAWAALVPFARADRASGQDLLLDAGWAWREGRRGGDMPAELPGPREAGTREAATRRMIAAMVADDRLCLHAQAILDLALNEITRHEILVRVLDDNGRPELPAAFLAVAERYDQIGAVDQWVVEHSLALIGQGPQTSHHQINLSGRTLSRPGLAEFVIEALDRYGVDPRTITFEITESAAVDNLAAAAEFAAGVRSRGCGLALDDFGTGHSSLMLLKYLPIDLVKIDGDFVTGLRRSAFDRIAVRHVVQMCRELGVRTAAEFAEDAATVELLRDMGLDFAQGYAIARPLPMAGTPVAAEAPARSAAAERATG; this is encoded by the coding sequence ATGAACCTCGACGACATCCTCGAGCTCGCGGCCGCCCGTACGCCTTCGTCCCTGGACCGGGCCCGGGCCCGCCGGGCCGCCGAGCGGGTGCTGCGGGAACACGCCGAGGCGACCGCCGAGGGCCGCAACCTGCTCGGCGACCTCGACGTGGAGGACGTGCTGGCCCCCGACGCCGACGAGGCGACCCGGATCACCCGGGCGGCGCAGTCGGCCAAGACCGGCTGGATCAAGTGGACGACGGCGACCGGCGAGCTGACCTGGTCGGACGAGATGTCGCGGCTGTTCGGCTACCCGGCCGTGACCACGCATCTCCCGGTCGACACCCTGATCAAGGGGGTGCACCAGGAGGACTTCACCCGGGTCAAGGAGCTGGTGGAGCAGGGCTGGCGTGACCAGGTTCCGCAGGAGTTCAGCTTCCGGGTGCTGCGCGCGGACGGCGCCATGCGGTACGCCGGCTGCCTGGTGGAGCTGCTCAGCGACGACGGCCGGGAGCCGACCGGCATCGTGGCGACCGTCCGGGACATCACCGGCCAGGAGCTCGAACGGCAGGAGATCGACCGCCGCCGCCGGCGGCGCGAGACCGAGGCCGCCGACCTGCCCGGCCGCGACCCGGTCAGCGGCATGCTCGGCCGGGACCGGTTCACCGACGAACTGGACCGGGTGGCCCGCGGCGGGCAGGGCACGCTGCTCGTCGTGGCCGTGGAACCCGACCGGGCGCTGTCCGAGGCGCAGAGCGAGCAGGTGGCCCGGACGGTCGCGCGCATCCTCGACGAGATCACCGACAGCGGCGACCTCTGCGGTGCGCTGGGCTCCGGCGAGTTCGGCATGGTGCTGGGCGACGTCGGGCACGCGCGGGCGGTGGCCGGGGCGGTGCTGGAATGCCTGCATCAGCGCCCGACCCTGACGATCTCCACCGGGGTGCGGCTGCGCGCGTGGGCCGCCCTGGTGCCGTTCGCCCGCGCGGACCGGGCCAGCGGCCAGGACCTCCTGCTCGACGCGGGCTGGGCCTGGCGGGAGGGTCGGCGCGGCGGCGACATGCCGGCCGAGCTGCCCGGCCCCCGGGAGGCCGGCACGCGGGAGGCCGCCACCCGCCGGATGATCGCGGCGATGGTCGCCGACGACCGCCTCTGCCTCCACGCACAGGCCATCCTCGACCTGGCCCTCAACGAGATCACCCGGCACGAGATCCTGGTCCGGGTCCTCGACGATAACGGACGCCCGGAGCTGCCGGCGGCCTTCCTGGCCGTCGCGGAACGCTACGACCAGATCGGGGCAGTCGACCAGTGGGTGGTCGAGCACAGCCTGGCGCTGATCGGGCAGGGGCCGCAGACCTCGCACCACCAGATCAATCTCTCCGGGCGCACGCTGTCCCGGCCGGGGCTCGCCGAGTTCGTGATCGAGGCCCTCGACCGTTACGGCGTCGACCCGCGGACGATCACGTTCGAGATCACCGAGTCGGCGGCCGTCGACAACCTCGCCGCCGCGGCCGAGTTCGCGGCCGGGGTGCGCAGCCGGGGCTGCGGGCTCGCCCTCGACGACTTCGGCACCGGGCACTCGTCGCTGATGCTGCTCAAGTACCTGCCGATCGACCTGGTCAAGATCGATGGTGACTTCGTGACCGGGCTGCGCCGCTCGGCGTTCGACCGCATCGCCGTCCGGCACGTGGTGCAGATGTGCCGGGAACTCGGCGTACGGACGGCCGCGGAGTTCGCCGAGGACGCCGCGACGGTGGAACTGCTCCGCGACATGGGCCTCGACTTCGCACAGGGGTACGCCATCGCGCGGCCGCTGCCCATGGCGGGTACGCCGGTCGCGGCCGAGGCGCCCGCGCGCTCCGCGGCGGCGGAGCGGGCCACCGGCTGA